One stretch of Hemibagrus wyckioides isolate EC202008001 linkage group LG01, SWU_Hwy_1.0, whole genome shotgun sequence DNA includes these proteins:
- the mettl6 gene encoding tRNA N(3)-methylcytidine methyltransferase METTL6, with the protein MAQLKDEGVGSSATEFPHQSTDSCERILSKEEMDKLKKDQVLVSEFKQQKLEIDAQKNWDLFYKRNSTNFFKDRHWTTREFEELKACRKFEAQKLVMLEAGCGVGNCIFPLLEEDLNIFIYACDFSPRAVQFVKENSLYCPERCLAFQCDLTKDDLRATISENSLDVATLIFVLSAIHPDRMQQAVENIYRVLKPGGIVLFRDYGLNDHAMLRFKSGSKLGENFYVRQDGTRSFFFSREYLANLFQRAGFHTLVNEYVLRETVNKKEGLCVPRVFLQSKYRKPE; encoded by the exons ATGGCACAATTAAAAGATGAAGGAGTTGGATCATCGGCCACTGAGTTTCCTCATCAGTCCACAGATTCATGTGAACGGATTTTGTCAAAAGAAGAGATGGACAAACTGAAGAAAGACCAGGTTTTGGTGTCAGAATTTAAGCAGCAAAAGTTGGAGATTGATGCTCAAAAAAACTGGGACTTATTTTACAAAAGGAATAGCACAAACTTTTTTAAAGACAGACACTGGACTACACGGGAATTTGAAGAACTTAAAGCTTGCAGAAAG TTTGAGGCTCAGAAGCTGGTGATGCTGGAGGCTGGATGTGGAGTTGGCAATTGTATTTTCCCTTTGTTGGAAGAGgacctcaacatcttcatctATGCATGTGACTTTTCACCTCGAGCTGTACAGTTTGTGAAA GAAAACTCTCTGTACTGTCCAGAGCGATGTCTGGCATTTCAGTGTGATCTGACTAAAGACGACCTCCGTGCCACCATTTCAGAAAATAGTCTGGATGTTGCCACTCTGATATTTGTCCTGTCTGCTATTCACCCTGACAGAATGCAGCAAGCCGTGGAAAACATTTATCGG GTATTAAAACCAGGAGGAATCGTCTTGTTCAGGGACTACGGCCTCAATGATCATGCCATGCTGAGGTTTAAGTCAGGGAGCAAGCTTGGGGAGAATTTCTATGTGAGACAGGATGGCACTCgttcctttttcttctccagAG AGTATCTGGCCAATCTGTTTCAGCGGGCAGGGTTTCACACTCTTGTAAACGAATATGTTCTGAGAGAaactgtgaacaaaaaggaagGACTGTGTGTTCCACGGGTATTTCTCCAGAGTAAATACCGCAAGCCTGAATGA